In Microbacterium enclense, one genomic interval encodes:
- a CDS encoding DUF3021 family protein produces the protein MKTFPAVLLCAGIPLAIMGAIGVALLAQGKTDDGRATLAVGVIVAAVSGASIVYRIAGWSLRKQTLVHFAIMTVTVLPALLLSGWFTLDSAWGYIGVIATFLGAGMLLWAFFFVLFTKILPRRTGPRPTP, from the coding sequence ATGAAGACCTTCCCCGCCGTCCTCCTGTGCGCGGGAATCCCTCTCGCGATCATGGGCGCGATCGGCGTCGCGCTCCTCGCCCAGGGCAAGACCGACGACGGCCGCGCGACGCTCGCCGTCGGTGTGATCGTGGCCGCCGTGTCGGGAGCATCGATCGTGTACCGAATCGCCGGCTGGAGTCTGCGGAAGCAGACCCTCGTCCACTTCGCGATCATGACCGTCACGGTGCTCCCGGCGCTCCTGCTGAGCGGGTGGTTCACGCTCGACAGCGCCTGGGGCTACATCGGCGTGATCGCGACCTTCCTGGGCGCCGGCATGCTGCTCTGGGCGTTCTTCTTCGTGCTGTTCACGAAGATCCTGCCGCGGCGCACCGGCCCGCGACCCACGCCGTAA
- a CDS encoding PLP-dependent aminotransferase family protein, giving the protein MTLVDRATSALVDHRTAIVSAEQLAIRLGRWAATDTTLSASLAEGIARLVREGELRGGDRLPSERTLAATVAVSRGTVVSAYARLYDDGILDRRQGSGTRIAGAAPTAARQAAGRGEALYSLLPSSLNLLRAVPSISPLAVDIVQRHRPVLDETTVEADPAGLPRLRSVIAETMTADGTPTTSAQILVTHGAQQALSLLVDELVSPGDTVLTEEVAWPGLTDAVRRRGGQVHGIRLTPDGVDVEALEMAIVVRRPVLIALNPHNHNPTGLQTSPAVRQRIADLAAEHGVMVVEDRVLAHVSFDGFTPPSLAALRPDAPIVVVESLSKWAWEGLRVGWLRADPVLVRRLRGLRQSSDLSTSVPSQLLALDLFAEAPALRRDVSTVHREAAIVTGELLRTHLPDWQWLPPRGGLCIWARLPAGSAAAFARHAAGLGVSVAGSAQFASDVDADDHIRIPVTSVTRVLEAGIERLGEAWADYSARG; this is encoded by the coding sequence ATGACCCTCGTCGACAGAGCCACTTCCGCCCTGGTGGACCATCGCACGGCCATCGTCTCGGCCGAGCAGCTCGCGATCCGGCTCGGACGCTGGGCCGCCACCGACACGACCCTGTCTGCGAGCCTCGCCGAGGGTATCGCTCGGCTCGTCCGCGAGGGCGAACTTCGCGGGGGAGATCGCCTCCCCTCGGAGCGCACCCTCGCCGCCACCGTCGCCGTGTCACGCGGCACGGTCGTCAGCGCGTATGCACGGCTGTACGACGACGGCATCCTCGACCGCCGCCAAGGCAGCGGCACACGGATCGCGGGAGCCGCCCCGACCGCCGCGCGACAGGCCGCAGGCCGCGGCGAGGCGCTCTACTCCCTGCTCCCGTCGAGCTTGAACCTCCTCCGCGCGGTGCCCTCGATCTCTCCCCTCGCCGTCGACATCGTCCAGCGTCACCGTCCCGTGCTCGACGAGACCACGGTCGAAGCCGACCCGGCCGGCCTTCCCCGCCTCCGCTCCGTGATCGCGGAGACCATGACCGCCGACGGCACCCCGACCACCTCGGCGCAGATCCTCGTGACGCACGGAGCGCAACAGGCGCTCAGCCTCCTCGTCGACGAACTCGTCTCCCCCGGCGACACCGTCCTCACCGAAGAGGTCGCCTGGCCCGGACTCACGGATGCCGTGCGCCGACGCGGCGGCCAGGTCCACGGCATCCGGCTCACCCCCGACGGAGTCGACGTCGAGGCACTCGAGATGGCGATCGTCGTGCGTCGCCCCGTGCTCATCGCCCTGAACCCTCACAACCACAATCCGACCGGGTTGCAGACCAGCCCGGCGGTGCGCCAGCGCATCGCCGACCTCGCGGCCGAACACGGCGTCATGGTCGTCGAGGACCGTGTGCTCGCCCACGTGTCGTTCGACGGGTTCACCCCGCCGTCGCTCGCGGCGCTGCGACCCGACGCGCCGATCGTCGTCGTCGAGTCCCTGTCGAAGTGGGCGTGGGAGGGGCTGCGGGTCGGGTGGTTGCGTGCGGACCCGGTGCTCGTGCGACGCTTGCGCGGGCTCCGCCAGAGCAGCGACCTTTCGACCAGCGTGCCGTCGCAGTTGCTCGCGCTCGACCTCTTCGCCGAGGCCCCGGCGCTCCGCCGCGATGTCTCTACCGTGCACCGCGAAGCGGCCATCGTCACGGGAGAACTCCTGCGCACCCACCTCCCCGACTGGCAGTGGCTGCCCCCGCGCGGCGGCCTCTGTATCTGGGCGAGACTGCCCGCGGGATCGGCTGCGGCATTCGCACGGCACGCCGCGGGGCTCGGCGTCTCGGTGGCGGGATCGGCGCAGTTCGCCTCGGATGTGGATGCCGACGACCACATCCGCATTCCGGTGACCTCGGTCACGCGGGTGCTCGAGGCGGGGATCGAGCGACTCGGCGAGGCGTGGGCTGACTACAGCGCTCGCGGGTGA